The region atttcaatgcgctttacaatagtGTGGTCATTGGGCATATAACATTCCAGCTCCCCGGGGAgtgtacaacctgggcaaccgtaccactccaaaggctttttcataaaCGATATAAACCTCCACCCtcgcatgtacccatttatatccctaggtaaagagaagcaattatagtaaagtatcttgctcaaggacacaggtgtcacgaccaggaaccgaacccacaccccgatgacttaaccaccagaacttgaaatcGTTGCTCTTAatcactcggccatgacaccctatgtcttgcagggatgagattggtcagacttttggctgaattcagaccttttatgtcggcctggtgaagaaaaatcagacaatatttgttcCCACAAGTAAAGAAATCCTGTtgattggtctacttctctagtgctttggatactttttccaaaagctccttgaaatcttATAACCCCCTGGGGAATACCAAACAGTAGAAAACGcataatttcaacatacctttgagtttgtatccaagtttcagactttttcgttagtaatgagaCTCGCCCCTGGTCATGGGATGCCTTGATGCTCCCCTGATGGGTGTGTCACTGCCCCCGACTCTTTTAACCCTACCCTTCAATCACGTACAGCAGCAGCACCACCCAGGCAGCAGCAGCCTCCGTCGACCAAACCCAAACGCCCCATGCTGGGAGCCAACCCAGAAGACGACAAAGTGGCAGCCGTCACACCGGAGGTGGCCAAGATGAGCTTCCCATCCAAACAGGCCAAGAGAGGATTTGAACTGGGAGCCGTCCCAAGTGGAGATGTACGGAGAAAGAGTGCTTCACTAAGGCCTAAGCCAATGTCAGAGTGTATGGATGACATTTCGGATTTGCAAGTCAGAAGGTAGTTTTAAACACAATATCCTCTCACTTTAACGAAATGTTTGGACGAtttttctttatatatttttttttaattacctaaCTTGTTATGTGTAGAAATGTTAGTAAAGAACTTGTTTGGGTGGTTCTTATCTTAAAGCAATCGCTCAATTCTGTGACATGTCGGTCGAAAAGTAAATTTTAGATGATTGACTGTTAAAATTCCAAATGCCTGAATTTTACTCTTTGTTTTTCTACAATTTTGGGGTTTTGCAGGACAAAATGTAGATGCTCTTTCTTACATGTAACAAACTCATCTcggttataaaaaaaacccataaaattacaaatcaatgggagactttctgggacgatagagggcagcagacttaccgggtaaatccattgttctcagaattatgcgcatgttcagaactacgtaaacaatggaaatttacccggtatgtctgctgccacctagtgttggaaagtctcccattggtcatcaaaaaagcaagataacaatgaaagaatttcatttgtgtgtttttctcatacttgagaaatcacctctctcaaaaactatgttacttcagagggagctgtttctctcaccatgttttatactaacaattattttgagtagttgccaatcgtgtccagtgccttaaatagTTGTTTGCATTAACGGGACTATTTTCTTGCAGTGAACACCAAGGAAAGCTTCCAACAGTTATGAGTGCCCCGGATCTGACGGCGATGGTTGGGTCAACATTTGCTCCTCCAGGGCTTCCTGTAATCCCTCAGAGAAAAGAGTCCAGAACCTCCAAGATAGGGGTAAGTCTTGGAATACATTTGTCTAACCCGCATCCCTAGATAAGACATATCTGATAaccaaattgaattgaattgaattgaatggtttattcgtcaagtatataaaaatacatgaaatttacaatcctaGATAATAGACATCTGAGCAGAATACAGGAACAATACATTTTTCTAACCCTCATCCCTCGATACGTCATGCCtgataatttttaattttgcagATAATAGACATCTCCACATAATACAGGAACAATACATTTTTCTAACCCTATCCCTGGATAAGACATGTctgatgaaaataataataataattggtttTGTAAAGCACTTAATAaaaccaattattattattattttcatcgTCTCAAAGTGcctcaattattattattattttcatcgTCTCAAAGCGCCTCCAACATTAGTactcctggtcactgggccatttaattctttctttaaaccatctcagctccctgggaagttGCCTATACAGTTTGTGTTggcaaatatgtagcgcactaacttgactaagctaaatcaatcacaagaaccatctctgtcctcacaggtacccgcttacccctgggtgaagagaagcaattatagttttaaagcgtcttgctcaaggagacaggtgtcatggccgggatttgaacccacactctgctaaactaTGATTATTGTACTTTTTGCAGACAATAGACATCTCTGCAGAATATAGGAAGAGGCAGGAGGGAAAACAGCTCATCAActtggttgtgattggtcacGTAGATGCCGGTAAATCAACATTAATGGGTCATCTCTTGTATCTGATTGGTCAGGTGAGTCTGTCTCCTTGTAGAccacaatcccggccatatctcgttgggcctccctgccccctttcaatgttggttctgattgcatggggccaatttcatagagctgcttaagcaaaaaatttgcttaagcacgaaaatagctcgcttgatTTACACATGCTACTGGCCaacatttcatgccatatacattgcttgtgactggtatttagctgttctttacttagcataacaattaagttgagtcttggccggtaatctgattttacaaagcaaggatttttttgcttaagcaaaattttgtgcttaagcagctctatgaaattgggccatggtctttTGCCTTGAGCGGGGAGATGGGGGCAAGGGGAGAGAATGATTATTGTTagtgggaagtggacagggaatggttGGGATtggcattttggccgggattgcaGTATTAGGCTGTGTACGAAACGGcgacttcagctacagctacggctatatCAGATATTGTCTTgtactttgttttgtattgtactgttttggcaatcaaaataatatcagtaataataataatgttttctcaattcCTCCCTATCATACAGGTGAACCAGAGACAGATGCACAAGTATGAGCAAGAATCCAAGAAACAAGGCAAGGCATCATTTGCATATGCCTGGGTGCTGGATGAGACGGGTGAAGAAAGACAGAGGTATGAACatagtctttaaaaaaagttatcatTATATGTGATGCGAGCCGTCAAAATGAGTCGTTTGTTGACACCGAAAAAATTAATGGGAAACGGTGTTTTGTGACTATATGTGCTACAGATTGTTTCACTTTGCTTCAAGTTTGTGTTTAGTGCAGTGTATAAAACAGACGTTATGATGAGCAAGAAATGGTTGAATGCGATTGAGACCGGTTCATGCCACTTCAAACAAGTTCAATTCCCCCAGACAACTGCAAAACAAATCATATATCCATGACAGAAGATCCAAAATCAGAGAAGCCATGCAGAATCTTGCATTTTGGGATTTCAAGTGAAAAAAACTATCAAAGCCTGCTCTTATTACATTTCTTTTtagggggttagggttaggattctGGAAGATCCAAAATTACAGAATTCTTACGAAATCTTGCATTTTGGGGCTTTCAATGTCAAAACGATTACCAGAACCTCCTCTCGTGACATTGCTTTTCAGGGGCATTACGATGGATGTAGGTTTAACCAGTTTTGAGACTCCTAATAGAACGGTGACCCTCCTCGACGCCCCCGGTCACAAAGACTTCATCCCCAACATGATCACAGGAGCTGCACAGGTTAGTATCTCTTGATCCTGAAAcggcatttttgttttctcttaaatgcactggacattattggtaatttttgaaaataattgttagcataaggagcaatggagagctgtggatggtataaaacattgcaagaaatggctccctctgaagtggcgtaattttttagaaaaaggggtaatttctcgctctaatgtttgaagccctttaggcatctgaaagttttttcttttattattctctcgcaactttgatgaccaatttaactcaaattttcacagatttgttattgtatgcatatgttgggatacaccaaataacctggtctttgacaaaatatcaAGAAAGGTGTTCGATGCCTTTAATCTGGGGGTGATGTCTCGTCAGTTGTTCCTGAAAAACCACGACTGTATTCTAAGGCTTTATGATGTAGCCATCTTAAATACTCTGTTTAGTAGTAGAGACTGATTATAAAAAATTTTATTCAACATTAACTGGCTAATATTGTTCTATGTACAGTTCAGATGttaatatatattatatcttCAGCATCCTCGAATATGATAAGTTTTGTTTCAACTCAACAACTATGCTCTACTCATCAGTAGAAGACTGAGAAAACCGTACGATTGTTCTATACCATTGATGTCTTTTCTCTTCCTTCTAGGCGGACGTAGCCATCCTGGTCGTCGACGCCACAAGAGGAGAATTTGAAACTGGATTTGATTCCGGTGGCCAGACAAGAGAACATGCCCTCCTGGTCCGATCGTTAGGGGTGACTCAGCTGGCTGTAGCCATTAATAAACTAGACACTGTGGGCTGGTCGGAGGTCAGGTTCAACGAGATTGTAGGCAAGCTGGGACATTTCTTGAAACAGGCTGGTTTTAAGGTAAGTGTTGGCAGCAATAATCTAGAACTCACTATAACGCTATAAAGCAAGACGAAAAGAgctgctcaaaatgtttactggcgAAGAATTGTTCTAACAAGACCGTAACAGTTTAACTTGATCCCGTTTTTCTTTAAACAAGCATGGTATAAGAGAAGAATGATCCCATATGTACAATTTTGAAATGCATTgtttcaatttgttgttttaggATTCCGATGTTCAGTTCATTCCCTGCAGTGGGTTAACGGGTGAAAACCTCAAAGACAGAGCTAAAGAATCTGCCCTGACTGCGTGGTACAAAGGACAGTCACTTATGGAACGCATAGGTGAGGAAAAATAGTGAAACTGAAGTAGGTGCAGACTGAATAGTAGCCTTTTGTTAAAGGCCTTTGTGGTTTGAACTGCCTCGTAGAGCTGCTATCCCAAGCAATTGAAAAGGGAGACCACTCGCGTGAGTCGAGTGGCAAAGGAGGGCCTTTTGCAACCTGTTTGCGCCTTCTTCTTTTGCGTATTCATATGaattatgaattattcataatttGTCTGACATAATCTGTCTGACGATTACCCAAACAAAACGCAGACTTTTCCCAAAAAACGTTTTATAAACGAATCCGAGGTGGATGATTGTTGTTTATCCAGGCAGTGTGCAAAATTTCTTAATGTATGCTGACCCGTTGACCCCGTCGCTTCTGATTGGTTTGGACATttaggagcaagttcgagtgtgcacaatggttaactaaaagttgaccatttgcactcgaacccaggctggtcgaccattggttgactactgtggtcgaccatttggaaccagcctcgagcccatggtttcttcactggtcccaacagcatgttccattctaacatgtgtaaagcgcagaggggaaccctctagactagacttccaaatgagtcGTTCGAGTGGGTGCGacactgcgcatgtacgttgctggtcagtagtcaaccacGGGTCGACTAATtgtgcccactcgaacttgctctaggtTATCAAAAGTCAAGATGTATAAAGAAAAACTTAAGAAACCGCAATCAAGTTGTGAAAGGCTCACGTGCTACGCCACTCGGTGTGTGGTCTTCCTCGCAGTCACTTGGGATAGTGGCTCTATGAAGCTGTCCACACCATGAAGGCCTTGGCATAAGGCTAACTGAATAGTAGAGATAAATGCAGTCAGGCCTGATATTCTTTTCACTTAGATCGGTTTCCGGTTTCCTTTGTGGATGATAGTTGGAATTATTTTATGAAAGCCACTGGGGTAAAATGGGTTTAACAATGTCCCTAAAGTGTGTTCATGGTGAATAATGATAGCTTTGTTTCTTGTTATCCAGACTGTCTGAAAGCTCCAAAGAGACCTGTTGACAAATCTTATCGGCAATGTGTATCGGATGTATTTAAAGGTAAACCAATTATTATACTTTCTTATTTAGTTCCAGGTTTGGAACaagaagtttgtttttctgaaaagaaatttgaacctttgcaattctagagctgtttcttaccaactagaccaccgagattgcccgtagctagaagcagttcgaatcccatatTTTACCAGCGGTTACCGCAacaatttggtttgtggtttcgaatcccacctatATGCCTGTGagttttttcacagagctcggtaAAAGGTCCACTGAGTTTACAGtgttaatacacattggtgtatatgggtaaagccaaaattattattttttatcccccatttttgttttttttatgcaagtggccagacacacaaggcctgaaggccacttcaaggtgtgggctacaattatttttttccagataccgttgccacctactcctagggctgaaacagggttaccccttttacagtccatacggctgtaggcttgggtatcatcagtccgaagcctggctggtagagcagaaagcacaacctccccaattttacatagcaagtgtcacgactgggattcgaacacacaccctactgatcaaacaccagtgcttgaatccggtgctcttaaccgctcggccatgacacgccacacgCCTATGCAAGTCTAATAAAACATGAATTATTGTCGGCAGGTATGGGTGCTGGTATCAGCATAGCCGGTAAGATAGAGTCTGGAGGGGTGCAGGTTGGCGATAAAGTGGTTATTATGCCGGCTGCTGAACATGGACAGGTCAGAGGTCAGTTCAAATTCATTTTTCATGAAGCAATTCAAATTTTGTCTTTTCCCTTTTTAAATCCTGCAACTCAAGAGTATGgtttcaattttgttattaataattccactggcaaaaaaaaatccactgtaAAAAACTCCTCTGAAAATCAGATACCAGATGGAGTTGCCGTATTGTCATAAGAATCAAGTAGTTGACGCTAAAGATCCCAAAAGAGGATCTTATGTGTCTTATGCTCAGGTTATAGGGACTATGATTTCTTGTTCCGTCCCACTAACCCTTTTGTTATTGGATTCATTCACCCGTCACTTTCTTGTTCACTTTCAAGCTCATGAAGTTTTTGAGTGCTACCACTACCTTCTTTGTTTCAtgcaattgattgattgatgtgcAACAGGTGTTTATATCCATGAAGAAGAGACGAGGTGGGCATGTGCAGGGGACCATGCAACAGTAGTGGTAACCGGCATAGATCAAGTCAATGTcaggtaagatttttttttataggatcTTAACCAACAAACTCTTGAAAGAACAAATATTGCTGCTCAAAGTGTGTTCTTTATTAatgaatcaaattaaaaaaattgtaatcttGTTAAAACATTTTCTTCAGTTTTATTTAGATTTAATGCGGTaccgcttctcagattcaaatttgggggtcataaaaactgtttttcctttttttcttttttctgttatctcaaaatgtttagtactatcgaaagctgctttaggcttcaaaccaaaagttgttattttaagagtgattaccaaatctATACCTTCTCTTTTTATCTTGTAGTGTCGGTAGTGTCATGTGTTGTCTGGAGCAGCCTATCCCGGTGACGAGTCGTTTTAGAGCCAGGGTCATCATGTTCAACTTGGACGTACCGGTGACAAGGGGATTCCCTGTAAGTTTCACAATAATTGAAGGAAAGACCcttgcacttatcgaaaagagaaggggttcgccctggtgttcctggctgtggctgctgtatgcgccatagcaccttgtaaacccgtATATAAGGTGCTACTtaatttggtctcagaattcatcactgcaataacctatctttctgaaagtttgtatatctcAGCGCCTTGGGTACCTTTTtaggtagatatgtgcgctgtataagacttcaatattattattgttattatctaTATTTGAAAGCAAATACAAAGATAATTTTGACATCACCATTTTGTcatttttcaaacttgtttcaaaattgtagatgaaagagagaacaaaatcggaaaattaaatttaaattttttttcacaattgatAGGTGGTACTTCATTACCAGGCTGATAGTGAACCAGCCGTTGTTCGTAAACTCATCAGTACTCTACACAAGAGTACCGGGGAAATTCTGCAAAAGAGGCCAAAGTAAGTTCGGTCAGATTTGTAATATTTGAAGCTTATTTTAAGACATCAGACATAAGAAAACCTTattaatctaaaaaaaaaaaattgcattgcTCGCAAAAGTTTAAAAAGCACCACAAATATCGAAAAGAAACAACAGGCAGATACAAAAATAGCTTTAAAGTATCAATGCACACAGATTTAAGAATAAAACCTCCCAGTGCAGTAGGTAAGAGAAATAACTAGGGGTTTGGCTTTGGGgttttttggtgtgttttttgtgtttttaaaagaaaaaaaccttgttgaacaaatttgtgtgcttccagatgcattataaaaggcttcaagcctcaAGTCTTTTAaagtttgagtgagaaattacctctgtctcaACAACtctgctacttcagagggaactgtttctcacaatgttttaaactatcaaaagctctaaagtgctcattaccaattaagttttttatcctaacaattattttgagtaatataactaccaatagtgtcctttgcCCCTAAGTGATACATGTTTCCATGATTTACTTTCGACACCTAACC is a window of Asterias rubens chromosome 21, eAstRub1.3, whole genome shotgun sequence DNA encoding:
- the LOC117304412 gene encoding HBS1-like protein isoform X2; this encodes MSRHRNVRGMDYGDDYEGYDDVYGHSVEEDYGVSPSTAEQFIFHRSLQHHQLASFLEEGEEDLQQAEGDQTRRDSDQPLNDSRNFKKPELSDIEEAQLQSCLEEIRNVVGDAIPEHVLVETALAHKFNFEKALNAILDHQESGGGQQKSNNNMETQTAAAPPRQQQPPSTKPKRPMLGANPEDDKVAAVTPEVAKMSFPSKQAKRGFELGAVPSGDVRRKSASLRPKPMSECMDDISDLQVRSEHQGKLPTVMSAPDLTAMVGSTFAPPGLPVIPQRKESRTSKIGTIDISAEYRKRQEGKQLINLVVIGHVDAGKSTLMGHLLYLIGQVNQRQMHKYEQESKKQGKASFAYAWVLDETGEERQRGITMDVGLTSFETPNRTVTLLDAPGHKDFIPNMITGAAQADVAILVVDATRGEFETGFDSGGQTREHALLVRSLGVTQLAVAINKLDTVGWSEVRFNEIVGKLGHFLKQAGFKDSDVQFIPCSGLTGENLKDRAKESALTAWYKGQSLMERIDCLKAPKRPVDKSYRQCVSDVFKGMGAGISIAGKIESGGVQVGDKVVIMPAAEHGQVRGVYIHEEETRWACAGDHATVVVTGIDQVNVSVGSVMCCLEQPIPVTSRFRARVIMFNLDVPVTRGFPVVLHYQADSEPAVVRKLISTLHKSTGEILQKRPKCLTKQSNAIIEIETSRPVCLELYKDYKDLGRFMLRYSGSTIGAGVVIEIKS
- the LOC117304412 gene encoding HBS1-like protein isoform X3, with amino-acid sequence MSRHRNVRGMDYGDDYEGYDDVYGHSVEEDYGVSPSTAEQFIFHRSLQHHQLASFLEEGEEDLQQAEGDQTRRDSDQPLNDSRNFKKPELSDIEEAQLQSCLEEIRNVVGDAIPEHVLVETALAHKFNFEKALNAILDHQESGGGQQKSNNNMETQTAAPPRQQQPPSTKPKRPMLGANPEDDKVAAVTPEVAKMSFPSKQAKRGFELGAVPSGDVRRKSASLRPKPMSECMDDISDLQVRSEHQGKLPTVMSAPDLTAMVGSTFAPPGLPVIPQRKESRTSKIGTIDISAEYRKRQEGKQLINLVVIGHVDAGKSTLMGHLLYLIGQVNQRQMHKYEQESKKQGKASFAYAWVLDETGEERQRGITMDVGLTSFETPNRTVTLLDAPGHKDFIPNMITGAAQADVAILVVDATRGEFETGFDSGGQTREHALLVRSLGVTQLAVAINKLDTVGWSEVRFNEIVGKLGHFLKQAGFKDSDVQFIPCSGLTGENLKDRAKESALTAWYKGQSLMERIDCLKAPKRPVDKSYRQCVSDVFKGMGAGISIAGKIESGGVQVGDKVVIMPAAEHGQVRGVYIHEEETRWACAGDHATVVVTGIDQVNVSVGSVMCCLEQPIPVTSRFRARVIMFNLDVPVTRGFPVVLHYQADSEPAVVRKLISTLHKSTGEILQKRPKCLTKQSNAIIEIETSRPVCLELYKDYKDLGRFMLRYSGSTIGAGVVIEIKS